One genomic region from Pseudomonas hormoni encodes:
- a CDS encoding NAD(P)/FAD-dependent oxidoreductase, which yields MPAWRTISLWMDQLDEPLLARPALEQNLDVDVAIIGAGYTGLWTAYYLKRLAPGLDIAIIEAQTAGFGASGRNGGWLMGNILGEDRLLADLSAEQRRASYDLLHSIPDEVEIVLEREGINCDYRKGGALYCAARYPEQESSLRHYLDKLYQQGLTESDYRWLSPEQLAQQIRIAKPYGGIYAPHVATLHPAKLVRGLARTVERMGVRIYENSPVTHWQSGSLRTAKATVRSRWIVPAVEGYAATLPPLGRYQLPVQSLIVATEPLSAATWDEIGLSRGQAFGESSRQVTYGQRTADNRLVFGARGGYQFAGKLRHDFDLTRNEVELRRYLFGELFPQLKNVRITHGWGGNLGMSRRFKPHMLCDQASGIAISGGYGGEGVGASNLGGRTLADLILQRDTELVHQPWVIPQGGLDALKAWEPEPCRWLGYNAIIRSFVHEDQTLANPATAPWRRKLASGVAGFMEGFMQ from the coding sequence ATGCCGGCGTGGCGCACTATCAGTTTGTGGATGGACCAGCTCGACGAGCCCTTGTTGGCGCGTCCGGCGCTGGAGCAGAATCTGGACGTCGACGTCGCCATCATTGGCGCGGGGTACACCGGACTCTGGACCGCGTACTACCTCAAACGTCTGGCGCCGGGCCTGGACATCGCCATCATTGAAGCGCAGACCGCCGGTTTTGGTGCCTCGGGACGCAACGGCGGCTGGCTGATGGGCAACATCCTCGGCGAAGACCGCTTGCTGGCCGATCTATCGGCCGAACAACGTCGCGCTTCTTATGATCTCTTGCACAGCATTCCAGACGAAGTGGAGATTGTCCTCGAACGTGAAGGCATCAACTGCGATTACCGCAAAGGTGGCGCGCTATATTGCGCTGCGCGCTATCCCGAGCAGGAATCCAGCCTTCGACACTATCTGGACAAGCTCTACCAACAGGGCCTGACCGAAAGCGATTACCGCTGGCTCAGCCCTGAGCAGTTGGCGCAACAGATCAGAATTGCCAAGCCTTATGGCGGTATCTATGCGCCGCACGTCGCGACCCTTCACCCGGCAAAGTTGGTGCGAGGTCTGGCCCGGACGGTAGAACGCATGGGCGTCAGGATTTACGAAAACAGCCCGGTCACTCACTGGCAATCGGGCAGCCTGCGCACGGCGAAAGCTACCGTGCGCAGTCGCTGGATCGTTCCGGCGGTAGAAGGTTATGCGGCCACCTTGCCACCGCTGGGTCGTTACCAGTTGCCGGTGCAAAGCCTGATTGTGGCGACTGAGCCGCTGTCCGCTGCCACTTGGGACGAAATCGGCCTGAGTCGCGGCCAGGCGTTCGGCGAAAGCAGCCGCCAGGTCACTTACGGTCAGCGCACGGCGGATAACCGTCTGGTGTTCGGCGCGAGGGGCGGCTATCAGTTCGCCGGCAAGCTGCGCCATGACTTCGACCTGACCCGCAACGAAGTGGAGTTGCGCCGTTACCTGTTCGGCGAGTTGTTCCCGCAACTCAAGAACGTACGTATCACTCACGGCTGGGGCGGCAACCTGGGCATGTCCCGGCGGTTCAAGCCGCACATGCTGTGCGATCAAGCGAGCGGCATTGCGATTTCTGGCGGTTATGGCGGGGAGGGCGTCGGCGCCAGCAACCTGGGTGGGCGAACCCTGGCCGATCTGATCCTGCAACGCGATACCGAGCTGGTTCATCAGCCGTGGGTCATCCCTCAAGGTGGTCTCGATGCGCTCAAAGCCTGGGAACCGGAACCCTGCCGCTGGCTCGGCTACAACGCGATCATCCGCAGCTTCGTCCACGAAGACCAGACCCTGGCCAACCCGGCCACCGCGCCCTGGCGGCGCAAACTGGCCAGCGGGGTGGCCGGGTTCATGGAAGGTTTCATGCAGTAA
- a CDS encoding cupin domain-containing protein, whose product MSITQFKNTATLKLDESNPVAVPLGTPVAVASTTSVERDDGVETGVWECTPGRWRRQIVAQEFCHFIQGRCTFTPDDGETLYIEAGDALMLPANSLGIWDIQETVRKTYVLIF is encoded by the coding sequence ATGAGCATCACGCAATTCAAGAACACCGCAACCCTGAAACTGGACGAATCAAACCCGGTCGCCGTGCCGCTGGGTACCCCCGTGGCGGTGGCGTCCACCACCAGCGTCGAACGCGACGATGGCGTCGAAACCGGCGTCTGGGAATGCACCCCCGGCCGCTGGCGCCGGCAGATCGTGGCCCAGGAATTTTGTCATTTCATCCAGGGGCGCTGCACCTTCACCCCCGACGACGGTGAAACCCTCTACATAGAAGCCGGCGATGCTCTGATGTTGCCAGCCAACAGTCTCGGTATCTGGGACATCCAGGAAACCGTGCGCAAGACCTACGTTCTGATTTTTTGA
- a CDS encoding AprI/Inh family metalloprotease inhibitor: MIPDAFTYKATAWLFATLMIFFGDVAMASSLKLADPSELAGKWRVTQQDNPSNVCPLEFKANQTLGDGTECLAGWLGEQPISWFPEPDGIALTGKEGSKIVFFSRQRDGLYRGTSKTGLVITLEHPLH, translated from the coding sequence ATGATCCCTGACGCTTTTACCTACAAAGCAACCGCGTGGCTGTTTGCGACGCTCATGATTTTTTTTGGAGATGTAGCCATGGCAAGTAGCCTGAAATTGGCAGACCCGTCGGAATTGGCGGGAAAGTGGCGGGTGACGCAACAGGACAACCCGTCGAACGTTTGCCCCCTCGAATTCAAAGCTAACCAGACTTTGGGCGACGGCACCGAGTGCCTCGCTGGATGGCTGGGAGAGCAGCCGATCAGTTGGTTTCCTGAGCCCGACGGCATCGCGCTCACCGGTAAGGAAGGGTCGAAGATTGTGTTTTTCAGTCGTCAGCGTGACGGACTGTATCGAGGCACTTCGAAGACCGGGCTGGTCATTACACTTGAGCACCCGCTGCATTAA
- a CDS encoding pirin family protein produces MLELRPFNSLGGAHHGWLDAHHHFSFAEYHDPKRMNWGNLRVWNDDVIASGTGFPKHPHRDMEIITYVREGAITHEDNLGNKGRTEAGDVQVMSAGTGIAHSEYNLEATETKIFQIWIIPNETGLAPSWGAKPFPKGQREGFVTLASGKSGDDQSLRIRADARLVAANLKAGESAEYRLDSGRRAYLVPATGVIEVNGLRAQARDGVAVADEQVLRVTAIEDSEIVLVDLA; encoded by the coding sequence ATGCTCGAACTCAGACCTTTCAACTCCCTGGGCGGCGCCCACCATGGCTGGTTGGATGCTCATCACCACTTTTCGTTCGCCGAGTACCACGACCCCAAACGCATGAACTGGGGCAACCTGCGGGTGTGGAACGATGACGTGATCGCCTCCGGCACCGGCTTCCCGAAACACCCTCACCGGGACATGGAGATCATCACTTACGTTCGTGAAGGCGCAATTACCCACGAAGACAACCTCGGCAACAAGGGCCGCACCGAAGCGGGCGACGTTCAGGTCATGAGTGCCGGCACCGGGATCGCGCATAGCGAGTACAACCTGGAAGCCACCGAAACCAAAATCTTCCAGATCTGGATCATCCCGAACGAAACCGGCCTGGCACCATCGTGGGGCGCCAAGCCGTTTCCTAAAGGCCAGCGCGAAGGTTTTGTGACCCTGGCGAGCGGCAAGAGCGGCGACGACCAAAGCCTGCGGATTCGCGCGGATGCGCGGCTGGTGGCAGCGAACCTGAAGGCTGGCGAGTCTGCCGAATATCGGCTGGACAGCGGCCGTCGTGCTTATCTGGTACCGGCCACGGGCGTGATTGAAGTCAATGGGTTACGTGCACAAGCTCGAGACGGTGTTGCAGTGGCTGATGAGCAGGTGTTGCGGGTGACGGCCATTGAGGACAGTGAGATTGTTTTGGTGGACCTGGCTTGA
- a CDS encoding AraC family transcriptional regulator produces the protein MPADDDGPLQTQATSETVMRYHLRWKHRDLDGVMALYHPDVQYNDFFQNRVMGLDELREYVRSSMPRDPDEALEHSDRIRLDGDTAFIQYRITLRGGEGLVSFRASEAITVRDGLIWRVNEYASLVHERPVSKTANNQRPAASRLGLSPRQLSFMAQDLQQYFQRQQPYLDPELDLQRVAKECGYTRNQISYLLNQVLGQSFYRYVNQARLQHLLAALDTATPPLRIDELAFAAGFNSLSAFYSCFRQHTGLSPKAYAKQISLRARAQDSL, from the coding sequence ATGCCCGCCGATGATGATGGTCCGCTGCAAACCCAAGCCACGAGCGAGACGGTCATGCGCTATCACCTGCGCTGGAAACACCGGGACCTGGACGGGGTCATGGCGCTTTATCACCCGGATGTTCAGTACAACGACTTTTTCCAGAACCGTGTGATGGGGCTCGACGAGTTGCGCGAGTACGTGCGCAGCAGCATGCCGCGCGATCCTGATGAAGCGCTGGAGCATTCGGACCGCATTCGACTGGACGGCGACACGGCATTCATTCAATACCGCATCACCCTGCGCGGCGGTGAAGGGTTGGTGTCATTTCGCGCCAGTGAAGCGATTACCGTGCGCGACGGGCTGATCTGGCGGGTCAATGAATACGCCTCGCTGGTGCATGAGCGGCCCGTCAGCAAAACCGCCAACAATCAGCGTCCGGCCGCCAGCCGGCTCGGGTTGTCGCCGCGTCAGCTGAGTTTCATGGCGCAAGACCTGCAACAGTATTTCCAGCGTCAGCAGCCCTATCTGGATCCGGAGCTAGACCTGCAACGGGTGGCGAAAGAGTGCGGCTACACTCGCAATCAGATTTCCTATCTGCTCAATCAGGTGCTGGGCCAGAGTTTCTATCGCTACGTTAACCAGGCGCGGTTGCAGCATCTGCTCGCCGCGCTGGACACCGCCACGCCGCCGCTGCGGATCGATGAGCTGGCGTTTGCCGCCGGCTTCAATTCGCTGTCGGCGTTCTACAGCTGTTTCCGTCAGCACACCGGCCTGTCGCCTAAGGCCTACGCCAAACAAATTTCTTTGCGTGCACGCGCGCAAGACAGCCTCTGA
- a CDS encoding MliC family protein translates to MKMVTPFLAALIAASACAATSLCAKSETSTVLATSFDCATASAAVEKLICRDPQLKQMDIELTRLYRLTLTDVHSVPSPDKVEIEQRFWTDARNQCAAGAEPKACTIRSYAERAHQLRQGSAIARTKDPSRLTDGPIALRCEGFNALIGATFFNVEPRVMYLKWANTAVTLIQVPNVAATRYSAKDSRGSYSFLQDGDEAFFQMPGSKQMSCTVEPTG, encoded by the coding sequence ATGAAAATGGTAACGCCCTTTTTGGCCGCTCTCATCGCCGCCAGCGCATGCGCGGCAACGAGCCTTTGTGCAAAGTCCGAGACTTCTACGGTCCTGGCGACCAGCTTCGATTGCGCCACGGCCAGCGCAGCTGTCGAGAAGCTAATCTGTCGCGACCCTCAACTGAAGCAGATGGATATTGAACTGACGCGCCTCTATCGCCTGACGCTCACGGACGTTCATTCGGTGCCGAGTCCTGACAAAGTCGAGATCGAACAGCGGTTCTGGACCGACGCCCGCAATCAGTGTGCCGCCGGTGCAGAGCCCAAGGCATGCACGATCCGAAGTTATGCCGAGCGAGCGCATCAGCTTCGTCAGGGCTCGGCGATTGCGCGAACCAAGGACCCGAGCAGACTCACCGATGGCCCCATAGCCTTGCGTTGTGAGGGGTTCAACGCGTTGATTGGCGCCACTTTCTTCAATGTCGAGCCGCGTGTCATGTACCTGAAATGGGCGAATACCGCTGTCACCCTTATCCAGGTGCCGAATGTTGCCGCGACCCGATACAGCGCCAAGGACTCCCGGGGGAGCTACAGCTTCTTGCAAGACGGCGACGAGGCCTTTTTCCAGATGCCGGGATCGAAACAAATGAGTTGCACGGTCGAGCCGACCGGCTGA
- a CDS encoding polyamine ABC transporter substrate-binding protein encodes MIRKTLALAPLALVVSFSHAADTVKIYNWSDYIAPDTTKNFQTATGIGFSYDVYDSNETLDGKLMTGKSGYDVVFPSNHFMARQIQGGALKKLDKSQLPNWKNLNPVLLTALQTNDPGNEHGFPYLWGSTGIGYNIAKVKAVLGDNAPVDSWDLIFKPENMAKLQKCGVAILDNGPELLPAALNYLGLPHHSKKPEDYKKAEALLMKVRPYVSYFHSSKYTSDLANGDICVAVGFSGDILQAENRAKEANNGVDIGYAIPKEGAAIWFDMVAMPADAPDEKAGYAFMNYLLRPDVMASISNYVHYANGNEQSDSLIDPAIKNDTKVYPSPEMMGKLFALEAMPLNVDRIRTRVWNKIRTGS; translated from the coding sequence ATGATCCGAAAGACCCTGGCACTGGCCCCACTGGCGCTCGTCGTGTCCTTCAGCCACGCGGCCGACACCGTCAAGATCTACAACTGGTCGGACTACATCGCACCGGACACCACCAAAAACTTCCAGACAGCGACCGGTATCGGCTTCAGCTACGACGTCTACGACAGCAACGAAACCCTCGACGGCAAGTTGATGACCGGTAAATCCGGCTACGACGTGGTGTTCCCGTCCAACCACTTCATGGCCCGGCAGATTCAGGGCGGGGCGCTGAAAAAACTCGATAAAAGTCAGTTGCCGAACTGGAAGAATCTGAATCCGGTCTTGCTCACGGCTTTGCAGACCAACGACCCGGGCAACGAGCACGGCTTCCCGTATCTATGGGGCAGCACCGGCATCGGCTACAACATCGCCAAGGTCAAAGCCGTATTGGGCGATAACGCACCCGTGGATTCCTGGGACCTGATCTTCAAGCCCGAGAACATGGCGAAGCTGCAGAAGTGCGGCGTGGCGATCCTCGACAATGGCCCGGAATTGCTCCCGGCGGCGCTGAACTACCTGGGCCTGCCGCATCACAGCAAAAAGCCGGAAGACTACAAAAAGGCTGAAGCGCTGCTGATGAAAGTCCGGCCTTATGTCAGCTATTTCCACTCGTCCAAGTACACCAGCGACCTCGCCAACGGTGACATCTGCGTGGCTGTCGGTTTCTCCGGCGATATCCTGCAAGCCGAAAACCGCGCGAAGGAAGCCAACAACGGCGTGGACATCGGCTATGCGATTCCCAAGGAAGGCGCCGCGATCTGGTTCGACATGGTCGCCATGCCCGCCGATGCCCCGGACGAAAAAGCCGGTTACGCCTTCATGAACTACCTGCTGCGCCCGGACGTCATGGCCAGCATCAGCAACTACGTGCATTACGCCAATGGCAACGAACAGTCAGACAGTCTGATCGACCCGGCGATCAAGAACGACACCAAGGTCTACCCGAGCCCGGAAATGATGGGGAAATTGTTTGCGCTGGAAGCGATGCCGCTGAATGTAGACCGGATTCGGACGAGGGTGTGGAACAAGATTCGCACCGGAAGCTGA
- a CDS encoding serralysin family metalloprotease: MSKVKGNAIESAELAFQPLQALAAPSSAFNQINSFSHQYDRGGNLTVNGKPSFSVDQAATQLLRDGAAYQDKDGSGKIELTYTFLTSASSSTMNKHGITGFSQFSAQQKGQAVLAMQSWADVANVTFTEKATGGDGHMTFGNYSGGQDGAAAFAYLPGTGAGYDGTSWYLTNSSYTPNKTPDLNNYGRQTLTHEIGHTLGLAHPGDYNAGEGAPTYNDASYGQDTRGYSVMSYWSESNTSQNFSKGGVEAYSSGPLMDDIAAIQKLYGANTTTRTGDTTYGFNSNAGRDFLSASSSSDKVVFSVWDAGGKDTLDFSGFTQNQKINLNEASFSDVGGLVGNVSIAKGVTVENAIGGSGNDLLIGNGVANELKGGAGNDILFGAGGADKLWGGAGSDTFVFAASSDSKPGAVDQILDFVSGLDKIDLTGITNGAGLHFVSAFTGAAGDAVLTNSGGNSLLSVDFSGHGVADFLVSTVGQAAFSDIVA, translated from the coding sequence ATGTCGAAAGTAAAAGGTAACGCTATTGAGAGTGCCGAACTGGCCTTTCAACCTTTGCAAGCATTGGCTGCCCCCAGTTCTGCGTTCAATCAGATCAATAGTTTCAGCCATCAGTACGACCGTGGCGGCAACCTCACGGTCAACGGCAAACCGTCGTTCTCCGTCGACCAGGCAGCCACCCAATTGCTGCGCGACGGCGCTGCCTACCAGGACAAGGACGGCAGCGGCAAAATCGAACTGACTTACACGTTCCTGACCTCGGCCTCGTCGAGCACCATGAACAAGCACGGGATCACCGGGTTCAGCCAATTCAGTGCCCAACAAAAAGGCCAGGCTGTGCTCGCCATGCAATCCTGGGCCGACGTGGCCAACGTCACCTTCACGGAAAAGGCCACTGGCGGCGACGGTCACATGACCTTCGGCAACTACAGCGGCGGTCAGGACGGCGCGGCGGCATTCGCTTACTTGCCTGGCACGGGCGCAGGTTACGACGGGACTTCCTGGTACCTGACCAACAGCAGCTACACGCCCAACAAAACCCCGGACCTGAACAACTACGGCCGGCAAACCCTGACCCACGAAATCGGTCACACCCTGGGCCTGGCCCATCCCGGCGACTACAACGCCGGTGAAGGCGCACCGACCTACAACGACGCGTCCTACGGGCAAGACACCCGCGGCTACAGCGTCATGAGCTACTGGAGTGAAAGCAACACCAGCCAGAACTTCAGCAAGGGCGGTGTCGAAGCCTATTCGTCGGGCCCGCTGATGGACGATATCGCGGCCATTCAGAAGCTCTACGGCGCCAACACCACCACCCGGACCGGTGACACCACTTACGGTTTCAACTCCAACGCCGGTCGCGATTTCCTGAGCGCGTCCTCGTCGTCGGACAAGGTCGTGTTTTCGGTGTGGGATGCGGGCGGCAAGGACACCCTGGATTTCTCCGGATTTACTCAAAACCAGAAGATCAACCTCAATGAAGCCTCGTTCTCCGACGTTGGCGGCCTAGTGGGTAACGTGTCCATCGCCAAGGGTGTTACCGTCGAAAACGCCATCGGCGGTTCGGGCAATGATCTGCTGATCGGTAACGGTGTAGCCAACGAGCTGAAGGGCGGTGCCGGCAACGACATCCTTTTCGGCGCGGGCGGTGCAGACAAGTTGTGGGGCGGCGCCGGTTCGGACACCTTCGTGTTCGCGGCCAGCAGCGACTCCAAACCGGGCGCGGTCGACCAGATCCTCGATTTTGTCAGTGGTCTGGACAAGATCGACCTGACCGGCATCACCAACGGCGCAGGCCTGCATTTCGTGAGCGCATTCACGGGTGCGGCGGGCGATGCAGTGCTGACCAACTCCGGTGGCAACAGCCTGCTGTCGGTGGACTTCTCCGGGCATGGCGTGGCTGACTTCCTGGTCAGCACCGTGGGCCAGGCGGCGTTCTCGGACATCGTGGCCTGA
- a CDS encoding DUF1652 domain-containing protein, protein MNKGFSKVTFPNACQLMRWHFHPMGFEASMDAPGSMIARLFDRASGETMIAIAGIPCATVMNAADVERIIEAVEDELESFIPPVALRSYV, encoded by the coding sequence ATGAATAAAGGGTTCAGTAAGGTCACCTTTCCAAACGCCTGCCAGCTGATGCGCTGGCATTTTCATCCCATGGGTTTTGAGGCGAGCATGGACGCCCCGGGCAGTATGATCGCCCGTCTGTTTGACCGCGCCAGTGGCGAGACCATGATCGCCATCGCCGGTATTCCATGCGCAACGGTCATGAATGCCGCGGATGTGGAACGAATAATCGAAGCGGTGGAGGATGAGCTCGAGTCCTTCATTCCACCGGTGGCCCTCAGGAGCTATGTCTGA
- a CDS encoding UvrD-helicase domain-containing protein produces MPQHTPDLPPELRPLAEIPLLKRLAARFFGHGLTRLRAQHRASWLHGQADGFRSGHSAGVDYGYKEGKLEGLEEGRQVLLIRDSRSTEHRPPNVDDNLFDDWRLPLSADLKKRMKADVARLLPAHAQPSASQWKMIFSDTPSTSVIAGAGAGKSTTLVLRILLLTHYLGFELDSMTVVTFTRESRKDFINKLIELFALWGRALSFKEARDLVRTFHSRILPMVRSLPGFERLQAFENLSHRPQHGDEEADSNPFDLRINDAQRQQLNACYHSLHTRDERFRELIKPLSRHALQLKELERDHPDVQKRMAVTELAAKRDEELCDFIEDLWFRAGAWPIKGIEPNRQSFDINGSTFHCHGYIPSLDAWVVLGFDPRENPQVSRPNAKLSVRAEWAVKRTLFQAFCRKPLIWLDSYESSKRVLASLAGDASAGPGFDYKVKGELGSAPLLDCFVAAAGFIENLGVDVPNAVGQMSFAKDDPDRFFFEALSLYWRALEDHLLDQKPPVMTYNRMFALFSEHSPENQKLLSDELLRPLSHLMIDEFQDVSPQIVSWIRASLAEIRSRGPAMHVGRGAQRSSLLCVGDDWQSIYGWRGSSPTYFMEFNKEFPSPSTTRVMLSDNYRSHQHIIDAAEHIVRAAPAIAGKKARASGEPKTLLPVNVLDRDDQGMAKRLMEHYRKGDSILMLYRKSSDKSLIEEHIQSVVNVDSSLPYESRRLKQLTYHSAKGLQADAVFLLGDCQHLTSSPYKNQVYRMAGLGKPGDNEAYDNSQKDEILRLAYVGITRAVSHCYWYVDGQDSQAANMPKASDRIGKGKPFFVDHRVGKAV; encoded by the coding sequence GTGCCGCAACACACCCCCGATCTTCCTCCTGAACTTCGTCCCCTGGCCGAGATCCCGCTGCTCAAGCGTCTTGCGGCCCGGTTCTTCGGCCATGGCCTGACCCGGCTGCGCGCGCAGCACCGCGCGTCATGGTTGCATGGCCAGGCCGATGGCTTTCGCAGTGGCCACAGTGCCGGGGTGGATTATGGCTATAAGGAAGGCAAGCTCGAAGGGTTGGAGGAAGGTCGGCAAGTGTTGCTGATCCGTGACTCGCGCTCGACCGAACACCGCCCGCCCAACGTCGACGACAACCTGTTCGATGATTGGCGTCTGCCATTGAGTGCTGACTTGAAAAAGCGCATGAAGGCCGACGTCGCCCGGTTACTGCCAGCCCATGCCCAGCCCAGTGCCTCACAGTGGAAGATGATCTTCAGCGACACGCCATCGACGTCGGTAATCGCCGGCGCGGGTGCGGGCAAGTCCACCACGCTGGTGCTGCGTATTTTGCTGCTGACTCACTACCTGGGCTTCGAACTCGATTCGATGACCGTGGTGACGTTTACGCGGGAGTCGCGCAAGGACTTCATCAATAAGCTGATCGAGCTGTTTGCACTCTGGGGCCGGGCACTCAGCTTTAAAGAAGCACGGGATCTGGTGCGCACCTTCCATTCGCGAATCCTGCCAATGGTGCGCAGTCTGCCGGGCTTCGAACGGCTACAGGCTTTCGAAAATCTCAGTCACCGCCCACAACATGGCGATGAGGAAGCCGACAGCAATCCGTTCGACCTGCGTATCAATGACGCCCAGCGTCAGCAGCTCAACGCCTGTTATCACAGCCTGCACACCCGCGATGAGCGTTTCCGCGAGCTGATCAAACCGTTATCCCGCCATGCCTTGCAGCTCAAGGAATTGGAGCGCGATCACCCGGACGTGCAAAAGCGCATGGCTGTGACCGAACTGGCGGCCAAGCGTGATGAAGAGTTGTGCGATTTCATCGAGGACTTGTGGTTTCGCGCCGGTGCCTGGCCGATCAAGGGCATCGAGCCCAATCGTCAGTCGTTCGATATCAACGGCTCGACGTTTCATTGTCATGGCTATATTCCAAGCCTGGACGCCTGGGTGGTGCTGGGATTCGATCCGCGGGAAAACCCGCAGGTCAGCCGCCCGAATGCCAAGCTCAGCGTTCGCGCCGAGTGGGCGGTAAAGCGAACCCTGTTTCAAGCTTTCTGTCGTAAGCCATTGATATGGCTGGACAGTTATGAATCATCAAAACGAGTCTTGGCCTCGCTGGCAGGGGATGCCAGCGCCGGGCCGGGGTTCGATTACAAGGTCAAGGGTGAACTCGGTTCCGCGCCGTTGCTCGACTGTTTCGTCGCGGCGGCCGGGTTTATCGAGAACCTGGGCGTGGATGTCCCGAACGCGGTTGGCCAGATGAGTTTCGCCAAGGACGACCCGGACCGTTTTTTCTTTGAGGCCCTGAGTCTTTACTGGCGTGCCCTGGAAGATCATCTGCTGGATCAGAAACCACCGGTGATGACCTACAACCGCATGTTTGCCTTGTTCAGCGAGCACTCCCCGGAAAATCAGAAACTGCTGAGCGACGAATTGCTGCGACCACTGTCGCACCTGATGATCGACGAATTCCAGGATGTCTCGCCGCAGATCGTTTCCTGGATTCGTGCCAGCCTGGCCGAGATTCGCAGTCGTGGTCCGGCCATGCACGTCGGTCGCGGAGCCCAGCGTTCGTCACTGCTTTGCGTGGGCGATGACTGGCAGTCCATTTATGGATGGCGCGGCAGTTCACCCACGTACTTCATGGAGTTCAACAAGGAATTCCCGTCGCCGAGCACCACCAGGGTCATGCTCAGTGACAACTACCGCAGCCATCAGCACATCATCGATGCCGCCGAACATATCGTCCGCGCCGCGCCGGCCATCGCCGGGAAAAAGGCCAGGGCCAGCGGCGAGCCCAAGACGCTGCTTCCGGTCAATGTGCTGGATCGCGACGATCAGGGCATGGCCAAACGCCTGATGGAGCACTACAGAAAGGGTGATTCAATCTTGATGCTTTATCGAAAAAGTAGCGATAAGTCATTGATAGAAGAGCATATTCAATCTGTAGTTAATGTGGATTCTAGCTTGCCGTACGAAAGCCGACGCCTGAAGCAACTGACCTATCACAGCGCCAAAGGCCTTCAGGCGGATGCCGTATTCTTGCTGGGGGATTGTCAACACCTGACCAGTTCGCCTTACAAGAATCAGGTCTACCGCATGGCCGGTCTCGGCAAGCCTGGCGACAACGAGGCCTACGACAACTCACAGAAAGACGAGATCTTGCGGCTGGCGTATGTCGGCATCACGCGGGCGGTGAGTCATTGCTATTGGTACGTCGATGGCCAGGACAGCCAAGCGGCGAACATGCCCAAGGCCTCCGACCGGATCGGCAAGGGCAAGCCGTTCTTTGTCGATCACCGCGTGGGCAAGGCCGTTTAA